GTAAATATTATTTTTAAAATAAAGTATTGCGGGTGTTGTTTTAGAAGCAGCCACATTACTCATGCTTCGAAAATTTGGTATCCATGGAAGCGTTCCCCTTGCTGTTATTTTGGCTAAAACAATATCTGTGTTGATACTGCTTTCCCAAGTTACATATAAATTGGTGTCCTCGTCGCAAGTTAATTTCATTGCGGAATTTCCTCTCCCACCGGCCAATGTGGAGATATCTACTTCGTTCGGAAAACTTTTTAGGCCTAAGGCATTGTAGTGTTGTACATAAATATGCGCCCCAATTCCACCGGTTGTTACCGCATAAAAAAAGCCATTGTGTTTGTCGCTGACGGAGGTCCAATAATAGCCATTTGAACTGGGTTGAAAATGATTTATAGGCCAGCGTAAATTTCCATTAAAGTCGATTCTATTAAATCCAAATCCTTCGGAGCCACCAAAATAAACACTCGAATAATTGATAAAAAACCCGGAGTCGCTAGGCATAATATTTAACCCATTATTCGTAACCGAAATCATGGTAACTGATCGGGATGAAACGAGCGTTGCCTGAGACCATAGCGCTGTTCCATTAAATGAAAAATAATTGCAAAACAAACTATCAGGGTACACCGCAGTGTTTAAATTCCAAGCGACAACAAATCCATTTTGAGTTTTTATTGCCTTATATCCGCTGATTGTGTTTGATGAAGCAGAAAGCAGTTTTTTACCGTTCTGAGGATATTGCGGAGCGCCATATTTATTGAGGTGCTGAAAATATATGGCTGTTTTCCCATTACCGCTCCGGGCATCCAGCCACATGAGATAGGCACCGCTATTTCCATCGTCGAAGGCTGTTATGTTACTACTTGAATTTGTAATTGAATTCACGTAATAGGTTTGAGAAGAATCCGGAATAAATTGTTGGGCTGTTGCAAATAGGGATATGAGTAGGCTTACTAGTAGGAAATAAATTTTTTTCATGTGCATTTAATTTTCAATAATACTTAGCTTTAAATAGGCGGTATGTTGAGGTGCAATGAGTTCAATAAAATAAATTCCAGTTTTCAAAGCGGGCAACTGCAGTTGGATGTTTTGAAAAGCGTTGGCACTTTCTACTGTTTTATAAAACACCGTTTTTCCAGGCGCATCAAAAATACGAATCTGCAGACTTGTGAAAGCCAAATCTGCTGCAATGTTTAAAATATTTTTTGCCGGATTAGGATACATTTTAAAGCCTTGATTAAATCCGTTTAGATTTGTAAACCCACAGCAAATAAGTGAATCAAAAATTAAATCCGCCTTATTTTTGATGTTGGAACGTGAGGTGCTTTTAGTAGCAAGGGTGCGGAAACTTGGATTGCAATTACTTTGATACACCATTTCAACCACGTAACGGCAATTCGGAAAACCGGCAGAACCAACATCCGTGAAGCTCATCAAGGAAAGTGGTGATATATTTTTTGCAATTGAATCGTTGAATGCACCGGTTCCGGTGGTGTCTCTTAACAAATTAAAGTAGCGTGAAGAGTCATCGATACCTACATAATCGTTCCAATACAATTTGGCGACTCCGCCCCAATCAATAGAGCCATACAGTCGAATGGTTTGATGTTCAAAAGGAGCGCTAATATCGCCTACATTTCCGCAAGTATCCAATACGGCTATTTTATATTTCTCAGCTTGAATGATCGGTGTTGAGCCACTATCGATATAGGAACTAAATTCAGTATTCGAAACCGTATCGATGTTGACATACACCCCGGCTATTTCGCGAAAAATTACATATCCATCCACGTAATCTTCAATTGGCTTCTGCCATTCCAGTAAAGTTTTTTGGCTTGCTGAATCAATGGTAGCTCGACAAATTTCGGCGACAGGGATGGGAATAAAATCAATAAACAGTTCGGAAGCTACTCCATCACCACATGCATTTTGACCTTTTACTTGAATGAGGCCGGAAGCGGAAAATGCACTGAAATTAACCGTAATCGAATTGCTTGTAGAGTCACCAAAAAAGCTTGCTCCGGGCGGCAATGACCAAGAATAGTTTGAGGCATAAGGTATCGAATCAATAAAATACGAAATCAAATTTTGGTTGATACAAGCAGTTACAAAACTTTCTCCGGTAATTGCGCCTGCACTATCGGGAGAAGCGATACATTGTATGGTAATAAAATAATCCTCGGTTTCACCATCACCCCCACCTTCGCTGTAAAAGAAGTCGCATGCACTGGTTGAATCATTCACATCATTCTCGGAGCCATAGCGAATGCGCATTCCGGTTAAGGCTGCATTGGCTGAATTAGGGATTGTAATTTCGACAGAATCCTCGAACCCGGGAGTGGATGAATCTGTTATTTTGTAATACTCATTTTTTTCAAAATTTCCATTCACATTATAATCAATCCAACATGAAATTGGCCGACTTTCGGTTGTAGAAATTTTTAATTTATAAGTACTGTCATGATAAAGTATACACGTAGTATTTCCTGTAGGTGGATAAACAGATAGCGCACTTTCATTTACATAAGGGGAAGTAGTGCTTGCATTATTTAATGGAGTTCCTACTATGCTCACCCGATTGATAAATATAGTGGTTAAAGATTCCTGACCACCCAATGTGTCGGAACAATAGCACAAATTAGAAGGGCGCATGGCTATTTTAATACTTTGCGATGTGGCTGAATTTCCTGCTCCACAGGATACTAAACAACGGTAAAAAGCAGTAGCATTTTGCACCACTTTTAATACAGTATCGGTTGCATTAAGTATGGATTGCCAACTTATCGAATCATTGGATTTTTCCCATTGATAGGTTAATCCGTTGGCTAGTTCAGCACCTATTAAATGAATAGAAGTTTTATCACCGGCACACAAGTCATTTAATCTTGAAAATGCTCCTCCTGCATTAGGCAAACCACTACAAACAGGAGCCGGCAAAATAGAAATTAAATAATCTTCTGTTTCTCCTTCATAAATACTTCTACAAGGATCCGGTTGGTTGTAATCATCAGAACTGAGTTTGACTCTTAATCCGGTAATACCGGTGAGTGCGTTATAAGGAATCGTAATAAAACCGCTAATCTTATTACCATAGATTTGTTGCACATTAATACCATTAAAAACATTTTCGCTAATTGGATTAAATTGTGTGTCATGATTGTAATCAATATATATTGCAACCCTATTATTAGAAATAAAGGAAGAAGACGAAATACCCGTAACAGAAACAGAATCTTTGACACCCGGCACAAATGATTGCGGTGTAAGATTTCTAAAATCGGAATAAATAGCTGTTGCAGTGGGATTGTTGAGCATTGCAGTATCCGTGCCATTGTTTAAGCCACCATAGGTAAAATTTCCAATGTTTAATTGATTCGAATTTCCCAATAGGGAAGTATTGCAATAGCATAAATAAAATGGATTCACTTTGATATTTACTACCGAAGAAGTATCTGAAAGTGCTGAATTTACACAAGTAGTAATGCAACGGTAATAACTATCCGTAACAACGCTTGTAACAAATTCAGTGTAATTCGCGCCACTTACATTTAGCCAATTGTTGCTATCGGGCGATATTTGCCATTGATATTGGATATCAGCGGCGATGCTGTTACCCACCAAGCTTAGTCTAAAAAGTGTGTCAGCACAAACTGTGGAATCGCTGCTCGAAGCAAGTCCTGCAATTGGGTTTAAACTGCATGGTGGTGCGCTTAAAATAGTAACTAAATAGTCTTCCGTTTCGCCGTAATAATAAGTCCCACAAGCACGGGCCTTCTCACCGGTTCCAACCAATACAACGCGCATTCGGGTAGTTCCGGGCAATGAATTCAGGGATATAGTTACATTCGTACTTGCTGAAAAAACACCGCTATCGCCATTCATACTACCTGCGGTGATTTTCTCGTACAATTCGTCAAAAATACTGTCGTGATTATAGTCGATGTAAGCAGCATAAGAGTTTGCTCTGAAAAATGAAGTCTTTGCAATTTGGTTGATAGAAAAAGTATAATTTACTCCTTGGGTATAGTTTTGTGCAGTTAAATTGGTAAAGTCATTGTAGTTTCCAATCGCAGAAAGATTGTTTTGAGCCGGGTTTGGATTTCCATTGGATAAAGTACCAAAAGTTACCTTTCCAATATCGTAGGAATCATACTGTGAAATTGGACCCGAAACACAGAAGGGTGAACGCGGTAAAATGCTGGCAGCAAAAACATGCAGCACAGAAGCAGCATTAGCTTTTGAAATAGCAATTCGCTTTATTAATTTGGTTGAAGTTATCGGCAAATCAATTTCATATAACCTGGGATTATCTGCGTCAAGAGCGGGATCCGGAGCATTTAAAAAAGTACGACCAATACCTTTAGCGGCATAAGGAGTTCCTCCATACCAATCGGAAATGGTAACATTGGTAAAGCTTGTGTTAGTATTGTCGGTAAAAATTACATTAATGGTACATACAGATGAACCACCACCTGATGTTGCAAGCAAGTACATATTATAAGCACTTTGTGGAACAGCAAAATTAAGGGAACCAGAATTAGTGGTATTGTCTAATCTTAAAGAATTGTAATTCCAATAGGGTTGTAAAAAAAAGTAATTCCCTGGAGTTGCCTGGCTATATATGATTCGATTGCTTGGCAGAAAGAAATCTGCAGTTGAATCGGTGGGTGAATGTCGAAATGTGCTATCGATGAAATAGTAGCCTGCATTATCCGCATCGGCTCCGGTAGAGGTGGAAGTCGAAGGTAAACCAGTTCCATCGGCAACCACATCTTTTGTAAAACCGGTAAGTGTTACCGGTAAATAGTTGTTTTGAGCAGCTGCGCTTAGAATCAGGACTAGAAGAAAAATGGTGAAAAGCGATTTTATTTTTTTCATCTTTTTAGGGGTGTTTCAAAAGTTAATGAGCCCTATTCGCTAGCTCAATCTATTATTAATTTTGTTATATAAAAATAGATTCCTGATTGTATATTCAAAAAATAAACACCTTTTTCAATTCCTTTTAAGTTCATAAGAACATTTGATTTTGGTGTATTCAATAACATTTCCTTACGCACTGTTTTACCCAGTAAGTTGTAAATAATAATTTCATTTATAAGTTCCTTTGTATTCAGTTGAATGGATAGCAAATCGTGCGTAGGGTTAGGATAAATTTTTATACCTTGAAAGTGCTTCTCAAAATCTGCAATACCTACTCCGGTTGAATCAAACAAGGTTGTTTTATTTTTAATATTTGAACGCGAAGTACTTTTCGTTGCGAGCACCCGTTGAGTAGGTGTGCAATTGCTATTGAAAATCATTTCTACCACATAACGGCATAAGGGATGTATTGCGGAGGTTAAATCTGTATTCGACATCAAAACCAACGGGCTGATGTGGCTTGCCAGTGTATCGTTAAACGGCCCATTTCCAAGCGTATCGCGCAGTAAATTAAAATAACGACTGCTATCATTAATTCCGATGTAATCTGTCCAATAGAGCTTTGCAAAACCACCCGGTTGGATACTTCCGTAAAGTCGAATGGTTTGATGTTCAAAAGGCGCACTTAAATCACCAATATTTCCGCAACTATCTAATACTGCAATTTTATATTTTTCGGCTTGGATAGTTGGATGTGAGCCGGTATCTAAATAGGAACTAAATGCTGCATTTGAAACTGTATCGATATTTACAAAAGCACCAGCGTTTTCGCGGTAAATTACATATCCATTTATATAACTTTCAATTGGTTTTTGCCATTCGAGTATTGTTTTTTGACTAGCGGAATCAACGGTGGCGCGGCAAATTTCGGCAAGTGGGATAGGTTTAAAATTGATGGCAAGAGTAGATGTTGGTCCATTTCCACAAAGATTTTTTCCCTTAACTGAGATAGCACCCGAGACGGAATAAGGGCCATAATTTACTTGTATCACATTGGAGTTGGCTGCACCAACAATATTGGCAAAAGGTGGTAAAGTCCATTGATAGGCTAGTGCATTTGCAATCGTATCGATGCTGTAAATAATACCCAATTGATTAGAACACGCACTTACAGAAGTTGTCCCCACAATGAGTCCTGCTGCAGCCGGGAATGTGCAGGAGCAAGTTAAACTAAATGTGGCAATAGGATCAATGTATGCAAACCAATTCGCTTGCATGTAACTTGTATCATCCACCTGAATACAAAGCAAATTGGGGTTACCGGTTGCATCAAAATCCTGAATATTTGTGTTGTTCCCATTTTGGATGTTGAGGTAAATCAATTGGTTGTTTAATGCATCCAAATATTCGAATGAACTCAACATGGAAAGGTTGAGGTGTGTAATTTGATTGTTGCCGCAATATAAAGTGGAAAGGGCAGCATTGTTTGACACATCCAAAACAGTTAAATTATTGTTACGGCAATACAATTCCACAAGTGAAGTATTTGCTGAAACACTGAGTGCATTCAATTGATTATTTGAACATTTTAAACTTGTAAGTTGTGTATTTGCAGTGATATCAAGACTCGTTAAATTATTGTTGGAACAGTTCAAGGCACTTATTGCTGTGAATGCTGAAATTCCAATCAAATTGGAAATCGCTAGATTTGAAACATCTAAAATCCCTGTATATGCAGCTGCTTCCGAACATTCAATCTCAGTGTTTCCATTTGTATTTATTGCAGAATTTGTAACCAATGCAGCTTTAAAATTTGCATCCGGAATGGCAACCAAACATTGCAGACAAGAATTACCAAAAGACATCGACGCATCAATTCCTGAGCCCCAATTAGCACTTGAATAAAGCGAGTCATCCACCTGAATACAGGTTAAAGCGGGTTTATTTTTTGAATTGTAATGAGAGACATTTGTGTTGTTCCCATTTTTGACATTCAAAGTGGTAAGTTGATTATTTGGGCAATCCAGATACACTAGGGCTGAATTGAAGCTGAGATCCAAGCTATTTAATTGATTTGCGTTACAATGTAAACCGGCTAATATCAACTGAGCCGAAACATCTAGGGAGGTAATCTGATTGTTGTTGCAGCGCAAATCGGTAATGCCCGGATTGTTGCTAACATCAATTGTGCTTAACTGATTAGCCCCGCAATTTAGGTAATACAATAATGGGTTATTAGCAACGGAAAGTGCCGAAATTGAATTGTTGCTGCAAGCCAAATAATTTAAAAGCAGGTTGGTTGAAACATCCAGATTTGATAAGTTATTATTGCTACAATTGAGTTCTAAAAGGGCTGTGTTATTTGAAACGTTTAAACCAGTTAATTGATTGGCGTTGCATCGAAATACTTGCAGAAAATTATTACTAGTTACATCAATTGAATCAATCAGGTTTGCAGCACAAAATAACACGCGCAACGAATCGCTTGCAGATACATCCAGCTTAGTTAATTGATTGTTATTGCAATTTAAACTTTGAAGTGCAGTGTTTGAAGTAACATCCAAATTTATTAATTGATTATTAGAGCAGTCCAAATGAGCAAGATGCGTATTTAAATTTAAGGTTAAGCTATTAAGTTGATTTTGGGAGCAAAGTAAAACCGGAATCGAAACAAATGCTTCGATTCCGGTTAAATCAGTAATGCCCTTATTTTGAACATTAATACTATCAGCGTAAGCATCAGCTTCACTTACTTGAATTTCGGAATCGGCATTAATATTAATGGCTGGATTAGCTACCAATGCCGATTTAAAATTAGGATCAGGAATGTTTACAATAGGCAACGAGCAATTTGTACTAAATACAGCTGTAGATCCCGTGACTCCTGGTCCAGCCCAAAATGAATTTGCATAAACCGTATCATCCACTTCTATGCAAAACAAATTTGGATTCTGCCATAATGAAGGTGGAAGCATATTACTATTGTTACCATTTTTGAGATTCAAACGCGTTAACAAATTACTATCACAATATAATTCAACAAGATTCGGATTATTTGAAAAATCAAGACTTGTTAATTTATTCCTTTCGCAATGGAAAGTAACTAATGAAATATTGGTTGAAACATCCAAGTTTATAAGCATATTTTGACCGCAATAAATACCCCACAAACTAGCACATCCAGTTGTTTTTATATTACTTAACTGAGAATTTCTGTCACAGCCCAAAGTTTCAAGTAAATGACAATTCGAAACATCAAGGTTTTTAATTTTTGTATTAGTAATAGAAAGTTGAACAAGTGAACTATTCGTGGACAAGTCTAGAGTATCGATTAGGCCGTTTGAAATATATAAATTATGAAGTGAATTGCACCCTGTTAGCTTAAGGGTGTTTAAATTGTTAAATCCTAAACCTACAGTATATAATGAGGATAAATTAGAAAGATCCAAATCTTGTAGTTGATTCCCTGAGCACCCTAGCACATATAAGGATGGGCAAGCTGAAACATCAAGACTTACTAATTGATTGCTTTCGCAGAGAAGAATGGTTAGCGAGAAGTTATTTCCAATAGTTAAACTCGATAATTGATTCCCCCCGCATTTAATATTATCTAGTAACAAGTTGTTAGATAAATCCAGGTTAGATAACAGATTGTATCTGCAGTCTAGCCGAGTTATTAAAGTAAATGCTTCAATACCTTGAAGGCTTGAAATATTACGGTTAAAAACACTTATTGTGTCTTGATAAATAGCAGCTTCACTTACTTGTATTTGCCCATCCCCATTAGTATTAATAGCTGTATTTGCAAGCAAAGCTGCCTTAAAGTTAGGGTCAGGAATGCTTACAATTTGTGCCCTTACCCATAGTCCTGAAAAAATTGCCATAAGGGCTAAAAGAAATTGCCTTTTCATATTACTCCTTTTAGGATTAATAACTAATAATTAATATTATTCTATCCCACTAACAACTTAATCCACATTCAACTTCGATACATATTCCTTTTCCGCAGTTTTTATGCGCACAAAATAAAGTCCTCGTGTTAGCCCATTCAGCGGCAATTGCACCACCTCCGCATTTTTATAAAAAGAGGAGTCCGCTTTTAAAACTTCCCTACCGAGCATATCATATATGGAAACTCCGTATTTCAAGGAGGCATCTTTTAATACAATACTCACTAAATCTTTAGCAGGATTAGGGTAAATTTTAAAGGCAGGTTCAGGCTTTGGAAAGACCGGCACTCCTGTAAAAAATGTAATGCTGTCTGTTAAAAGGCTTTTATTCTTGATGTTGGAGCGGGAGGTACTTTTAGTTGCTAATGTCCGTAAATTGGGATCACAATTTATGTCAGAGAACATATCGATGTAATAGCGACAGTTTGCAAATGCGCCGGAACTGGCATCGGTATAACTTAAAGTGGTTTTAGGAAGATTAGTCGCGATAATGGTAAAATTGCCCGTACCTGTGGAATCACGCATTACATTGTAATAGCGATTCGGATCAGGGTTTCCAATGTAATCAGTCCAATATAATTTGGCAATACTTCCTGCTCCTACGTAACCATAAAGATACATTGTGCGGTGTTCAAATATGGCGCTAGTGTCCCCAACGTTTCCACAGCTGTCGAGCACTGCAATTTTGTATTTTTCGGATTTAAGTTCGGGATGTGAAGCAGTATCTAAATAACTTGCTGGTGGAACATTTGGAACGGTATCAATTGCCGTAAAAGCTCCGGCTACTTCACGAAAAACAACATAGCTGTTAACATAACTCTCAGTAGCCCTTTGCCAGGATATTATTGTTTTTTGCGTAAGCGAATCAACGGTGGCACTGCATATTTCGGCAAGTGGTACAGGTTTAAAATTTACAAATAATTCAGAAGGATGTCCTTTCACTCCACAGGAACTAACAGCACTGACTTTAATATTACCGGAAGAAGAGTAGGCACTATAATTTATGCTCACCACATTACTATCAGAAACGCCAGCTATTGTTGCCAAATTAGGCAATGTCCATGCATAAGCAGAAGCAGTATTCACCGGAGAAATGGAATATGAAATTCCAAGTTGATTTTGACATGCACTTACAAAACTAGTACCTGAAATGGCTAATGGGGTTGGTGGTAAGGGGTTCAAAATTAAATTAGCCGTACTAACGGCACCTACGATGGGAGGATTTGACGAGTTAACTCTAATCCAATATTCCTTGCCATTGATCAAAGAAGCAGGAAACGTGATTTGTATGGTTCCTGAGTTGGCATTACTTACAATATTCCCTAACGTGAAAGGTAATGAAAGTCCAAATTCACCATCAGAGAGTTCAACTGTATATACATTCCCCGGATTAAAATTACCGAGACTAACGAATCTTACGGAAGTTGTATCACCCGCACAGTATTCGCTTGCAGAAAATGGTAAAGTACTTATGGTTTCAATTGAAGGTGTGCACGGTTGATAATTTTGAACCGAAAACCAATTTTTAATTTTGGCAGCATCTGCTTTTGCTAAATCAAAGTAAGCAGTAGAATTGTACGGTAGCAGCGTATCTTGCGAAAAAATATCAGCAAAATCAATTGTTACTGATTCGCCTTTTTTCAACTCAAAAGCACCAATTCTCGCAATGGTTCTATAATCATTTGCGCTTGAACAATACCATGAACCAGCCACAGTTGGCCTTCCCGGAAATGCAAATCGCGTATTTTGAGTACCGCCATAGCCAGTTCCGCCATAAGTCAAATTTGTATTATCCCGCCACTTAAGATTCAGGTAATTTGCAAATTGGTTTGTTGTAAGAGGATTACCTTGTTGGGTTGAATTATTTAAAAAATAGGTTAGTCCTGAGAGCAAGCAATTCTCGTTCAATTCATCAACTTGTCCATCGTTATTATTATCAATCCCATCATTTAGTGCTGCAGGCGGACCATTTAATATTATCTGACTTTGAATGGGTGGGGTGGATCCATAAACAGGATCAATGAGGTCAATGTTGTAGCAATAAGAAAAATTATTTGAGCTATCGCTACCAATCGCATCATCAGAAGCATTGCCTAAATCTTCATCTGCAAGTATTCCAATCTTCACATCGTGATAATCGTCGGTACTTCTATTAAAAATCTCGTATTTATAGAATGTGGTGTTATTTATAACCGTTAAACTATCGGGTAAATTACCGCAATTATAAGAATATGCTGAGGCATGCACTTCCATTTTGAGCGGGGTTCCGCCGCTTTCACCATGGGCTGCCAAATTATCGTTAAAAATTGTATATGTCATCTGGTCGCCCAATATTTGGGGATAATCACCCCCAATGAGCGGGTCATAAACCCCATTCGAATTAACATCAACAAAAGGTGCTAGTTTTCTTGAATAATTGCCCATTCCTGATGCAGGCCAAGTTATTATATCGTTAGTTGGCAAATAGCTTGCGTTTTGAACAAGTCCTTTTGAAAAATTAAATTTAAATTCCTCTATATCCCGGGCTGATATTTTCCAAACCTTATCGAACAAAACTGAAGTAGCAGAATCTATGCTTCCATTTAGTGTATCCAGTGGGCCTGGATAATAATCAGTTCCGATTTGACGATATGTTTGAGCTGCCAAATGTAAATTATTGCCAGCATCCAAACCGCTAATCCAAAATGCCTGTAAACCCATTGTGGTTTTCCCACTCCCTTTAGGTACCTCATAGCTTGAGTTACTAGTTGTTGGATTATAAAACATATCACCTCTATTTAAAATTAAAGCTTTTACATTATTTGCATCTAAATATTTTGCATTATTATTGGAAATTAAATTCTCAGGCTTGTAAGTTAAAGGGATGTTATTATAAATCCATGGATATATGGATTCATACCCATTTCTATCAAAAGAAAATATGCCGGTGAAATCGGCCCCAAAAGTAGTAGATTTAATTATCCACAAGAGATTACTGTTAGCATCAAACTTAAGGTAATGTGCAAAGAGTGGGTTTGAATTAAGATTTGCATAATAATTCAAATAGGTGTTGACAACTGTATTTTCAGTTACTTCTAATATACTGTTTAAGGAAGGCACTAACACCGAATTGTTACCAAGGGGTTCAATAAAATAAATACGATTATTTGTTTCTATGGCTGAATTAGAAATGTTATTGAATTTGTAAAATGAAATTCCATTAAAAAGGTAAAGACTATTACTTACAGTACCAATCCAAAGCTTATTTGCATGATATAATAAACTAACAATTTGGTCTGTTGGCAAGTTAGAATTGAGCGCATTGTAATTTGTGGCAATACCATTTTCCAATTTTGTTAATCCTCTTTGGGTACCAATCCAAATTTTAAACGCCACTGGTGAGGCTGCAATTGATAAAACTGTATCGCTAAGCAATCCATTTCCCGTTTGAGTAAAATTGGTGAATGAATTGTTACTAAACTTAGAAATTCCCGAACGTGTTCCTATCCAAATATCATCATCGATAACAGTAATGCAAGAAATGTAATTACCAATTATTCCAGAGTTTGTTGTTGTATAAATATTCCAATTAGAAACGCCATCAAATAAAGCAAAACCATTTCTGGTACCGATACAAATTTTTGTTGATTTGTATACTGCTAAACAAGTGACAAAACTATCCGGTAGTGCGGAATTCAGCATGTTGAACATGCTCCAACTTCCATTCGAAAATTTTCCAAGTCCGGCGCGCTGGTAACCCACCCATTTATTGCCCAAACTGTCAATAAGTAAGCAGTTTTTTCGGCTTAATTGTGCATTTGTTGCATTTGTAGTTCCTGGATAGTAGATGTATCCATTTTGACTCGTTTGTGCATTTAATAATGGAGTGCACAAAAAAAGACCAATGAAAACTAATATACTTCGCATAATAAACTAAATTATATAGTAACTAATTATTACTCCACATTCAACTTCGACACATATTCCTTTTCCGCTGTTTTTATGCGCACAAAATAAAGTCCTCGTGTTAGCCCATTCAGCGGCAATTGCACCACTTCTGCATTTTTATAAAAAGAGGAGGCCGATTTTAAAACTTCCTTACCGAGCATATCATATATGGAAACTCCGTATTTTAAGGAGGCATCCTTTAATACAATATTTACTAAATCTTTAGCCGGATTGGGGTAAATTTTAAACGCAGGCTCAGGCTTTGGAAAGGCAGGCACTCCGGTAAAAAAAGTTATACTATCGGTTAAAAGGCTTTTATTTTTGATGTTGGAGCGAGAGGTGCTTTTAGTTGCTAAAGTCCTCAAATTGGGATCACAATTTATGTCAGAGAACATATCGATGTAATAGCGACAGTTTGCAAATCCACCGGAACTGGCATCTGTATAGCTTAAAGTTGTTTTAGGAAGATTGGCCGCGATAATGCTAAAATTGCCCGTACCTGTTGAATCGCGCATTACATTGTAAAAACGATTCGGATCAGGGTTTCCAATATAATCGGTCCAATATAATTTTGCAATGCTTCCAGCCCCGACATAACCATACAAATAAATGGTTCGATGCTCAAATATGGCACTTGTATCACCAACATTTCCACAGCTATCCAACACTGCAATTTTATATTTTTCGGATTGTAATTCAGGATGTGATGCTGTGTCTAAATAACTTGCAGGTGGAGTATTCGGAACAGTATCGATAGCTGCAAAAGTGCCTGCTGTTTCACGAAACAAAACATAGCCACTTACATAGCTTTCGCTTGCACGCTGCCACGATATTTTAGTTTTTTGTGTAAGGGAATCCACAGTGGCGCTGCAAATTTGAACAACCGGTATGGGCTTAAAATTTACGTGCAAAGACGTTGGTA
The sequence above is a segment of the Bacteroidota bacterium genome. Coding sequences within it:
- a CDS encoding T9SS type A sorting domain-containing protein, encoding MRSILVFIGLFLCTPLLNAQTSQNGYIYYPGTTNATNAQLSRKNCLLIDSLGNKWVGYQRAGLGKFSNGSWSMFNMLNSALPDSFVTCLAVYKSTKICIGTRNGFALFDGVSNWNIYTTTNSGIIGNYISCITVIDDDIWIGTRSGISKFSNNSFTNFTQTGNGLLSDTVLSIAASPVAFKIWIGTQRGLTKLENGIATNYNALNSNLPTDQIVSLLYHANKLWIGTVSNSLYLFNGISFYKFNNISNSAIETNNRIYFIEPLGNNSVLVPSLNSILEVTENTVVNTYLNYYANLNSNPLFAHYLKFDANSNLLWIIKSTTFGADFTGIFSFDRNGYESIYPWIYNNIPLTYKPENLISNNNAKYLDANNVKALILNRGDMFYNPTTSNSSYEVPKGSGKTTMGLQAFWISGLDAGNNLHLAAQTYRQIGTDYYPGPLDTLNGSIDSATSVLFDKVWKISARDIEEFKFNFSKGLVQNASYLPTNDIITWPASGMGNYSRKLAPFVDVNSNGVYDPLIGGDYPQILGDQMTYTIFNDNLAAHGESGGTPLKMEVHASAYSYNCGNLPDSLTVINNTTFYKYEIFNRSTDDYHDVKIGILADEDLGNASDDAIGSDSSNNFSYCYNIDLIDPVYGSTPPIQSQIILNGPPAALNDGIDNNNDGQVDELNENCLLSGLTYFLNNSTQQGNPLTTNQFANYLNLKWRDNTNLTYGGTGYGGTQNTRFAFPGRPTVAGSWYCSSANDYRTIARIGAFELKKGESVTIDFADIFSQDTLLPYNSTAYFDLAKADAAKIKNWFSVQNYQPCTPSIETISTLPFSASEYCAGDTTSVRFVSLGNFNPGNVYTVELSDGEFGLSLPFTLGNIVSNANSGTIQITFPASLINGKEYWIRVNSSNPPIVGAVSTANLILNPLPPTPLAISGTSFVSACQNQLGISYSISPVNTASAYAWTLPNLATIAGVSDSNVVSINYSAYSSSGNIKVSAVSSCGVKGHPSELFVNFKPVPLAEICSATVDSLTQKTIISWQRATESYVNSYVVFREVAGAFTAIDTVPNVPPASYLDTASHPELKSEKYKIAVLDSCGNVGDTSAIFEHRTMYLYGYVGAGSIAKLYWTDYIGNPDPNRYYNVMRDSTGTGNFTIIATNLPKTTLSYTDASSGAFANCRYYIDMFSDINCDPNLRTLATKSTSRSNIKNKSLLTDSITFFTGVPVFPKPEPAFKIYPNPAKDLVSIVLKDASLKYGVSIYDMLGREVLKADSSFYKNAEVVQLPLNGLTRGLYFVRIKTAEKEYVSKLNVD